In Anaerotignum faecicola, a genomic segment contains:
- a CDS encoding LON peptidase substrate-binding domain-containing protein: protein MEDKTITMPVIALRGMTVLPKMMIHFDISRSKSIAAVEKAMIGDQKVCLVTQKNSEEADPGIDELY from the coding sequence ATGGAAGATAAGACAATAACGATGCCGGTCATTGCTTTGCGTGGCATGACTGTCCTTCCTAAAATGATGATACATTTCGATATCAGCCGCAGTAAATCCATCGCGGCTGTGGAGAAGGCGATGATCGGAGACCAGAAAGTCTGCCTCGTTACCCAGAAGAACAGCGAGGAAGCAGATCCGGGAATCGATGAGCTCTATCA